A segment of the Cellvibrio sp. KY-YJ-3 genome:
GATCGCCTTGAACCCTTGCGCGAAAAACTCGCGCAATTGGTTACTCCTTTTTATCAGCTCACCGATGTGCCCAGCCGTGTCAATGATTGGCGCAAAGACACCTTTGTCTCCCAGATTGACCTTAAACTGGAAAACGAGGCACTGAAAACCGAGCTGCTTATTCATCAGCGCAAACTTCAGCAGCTGGCTTCGCTCGCTGCCGAAAACGTGCGCTTGCGTCAATTGCTCAATGCCAGCGAAACCCTGCAAGATACAGTGCTGATTACCGAACTGATCGGGGTGTCGCCCAACCCGCTCAGCCATAAAGTGATTATCAACCGCGGCAGCAAAGACGGCGCCTTTAAAGGCCAGCCGGTACTGGATGCCTTTGGTTTGATGGGGCAGGTAACCGAAGTGGCCGAGCATTCCAGCACCGTATTGCTGATTTCTGACTCTACCCACGCGATTCCGGTGCAGGTGAATCGCAACGGTGTGCGTGTCATTGCCGAAGGCACCGGCGATCTCAACAGCCTGAGCTTGCGCCATGTGTCGGCCAATACCGATATTCGCGCTGGCGATTTGCTGGTTAGCTCCGGTTTGGGGGATCGCTTCCCTGTTGGCTACCCGGTGGCTGAAGTATTAGATGTAGTGCGCGACCCAGGCAAAGCCTTCTTAACGGTTGTCGCCAAACCCATGGCGCGGTTGGATCGCAGCCGTCACTTATTACTGGTATTTGCAGACCGCGACCGTGCCACTGTCCCTGGTGCTTTATCTCTCCCGGAAGATGAGGGTGGAGCGCGCTGATGCCTGCTTCAC
Coding sequences within it:
- the mreC gene encoding rod shape-determining protein MreC, which gives rise to MKPLFNRDSSAAGRAFLFIVIMMVLVVVGLYTDRLEPLREKLAQLVTPFYQLTDVPSRVNDWRKDTFVSQIDLKLENEALKTELLIHQRKLQQLASLAAENVRLRQLLNASETLQDTVLITELIGVSPNPLSHKVIINRGSKDGAFKGQPVLDAFGLMGQVTEVAEHSSTVLLISDSTHAIPVQVNRNGVRVIAEGTGDLNSLSLRHVSANTDIRAGDLLVSSGLGDRFPVGYPVAEVLDVVRDPGKAFLTVVAKPMARLDRSRHLLLVFADRDRATVPGALSLPEDEGGAR